A genomic segment from Corylus avellana chromosome ca5, CavTom2PMs-1.0 encodes:
- the LOC132182939 gene encoding sec1 family domain-containing protein MIP3 isoform X1, whose protein sequence is MALVDVTKSCLDSIRQISEHIEGCTLYLDAGSTESFQFIGAFPVLLDLGVCSICSLENMCSLDVVVDWNSESDTVKKIVVITSRLLSDAHRYILRCLSTHQDIRRCTIFTSISEMAHSSYPDSPLGPDAFREYESLLVQDYEELVKKSSKSTEPKDNNLQENLTFEDEGWSQLTSIEEDIPHLEASSSGRDLYDNNLIGCTEDVQKKLVVSVHHFPMILCPFSPRVFVLPSEGSIAEAYLSAEHEDSLSPGLPPLSTGLPSDGDDFPPGATLTAHFLYHLAAKMDLKMEIFSLGDLSKTVGKILMDMSSLYDVGRRKRSAGLLIIDRTLDLLTPCCHGDSLVDRMFSSLPRRERATSSTQMKGSQTQLKHGPSNLQRAPLDIQIPLQKILSEEDCEIDHFRLLESIEAFLCAWDSSKSASEIVDLTNFRSKVNNERSPHSDIELFSGSFVSTENFRGTPYLEALLDRRTKDGAVLVKKWLQESLRRENVSVNVKTRPGFATKSDLQPMIKALAKSQPSLMKNKGIIQLAVAALVALDESHSARWDAFISAEKILSSCAGDTTQSLAAQIVDLVNKSALMGSDGEKNGKMKPSQGVLSFQGALLLTVIGYILAGENFPTSGLDSPFSWQEEHLLKEAIVDAILEKPSIAKLKFLHGLTEDLEANLNRMRSEETKEMSSDHLQIDDFDDDQWGSWGDEDADTNNNKEKVYGDMQLKLELHDRVDSLFRFLHKLSSLKRRNLPFRDGTFASESNFSGDPYTGKGLLYKLLTRVLGKYDVPGLEYHSSTVGRLFKSGFGRFGLGQAKPSLADQNVILIFVIGGINGLEVREAQEALSESGRPDIELIIGGTTFLTPDDMLDLLIGNSSYFGSLNL, encoded by the exons ATGGCATTGGTTGATGTGACAAAATCTTGCCTTGATTCCATTCGCCAG ATATCAGAGCACATTGAAGGTTGCACTCTTTACCTTGATGCTGGATCTACAGAAAGTTTCCAATTTATTGGGGCGTTTCCTGTGTTGCTGGACCTGGGAGTATGTAGTATTTGCAGTTTGGAGAACATGTGTTCTCTTGATGTG GTGGTCGATTGGAACTCAGAGTCTGATACTGTGAAGAAAATAGTGGTCATCACATCTCGTCTGCTAAGTGATGCACATCGATATATTTTACGTTGCCTAAGCACGCATCAAGATATTCGCCGTTGTACTATTTTTACATCTATCTCAGAG ATGGCTCACTCTTCATATCCTGATTCACCTCTGGGACCAGATGCATTTCGTGAATATGAATCCTTGCTTGTCCAAGATTATGAAGAACTTGTTAAGAAATCTTCAAAGTCTACAGAGCCAAAAGATAACAACTTACAGGAAAATTTAACCTTTGAAGACGAAGGGTGGTCACAACTCACTTCCATTGAAGAGGACATTCCTCACCTTGAAGCTAGTTCTAGTGGAAGAGATTTATATGATAATAATCTGATAGGTTGCACAGAAGATGTACAGAAAAAATTGGTTGTCTCTGTGCATCACTTCCCTATGATATTGTGTCCTTTTTCACCAAGAGTCTTTGTTTTACCTTCAGAGGGATCAATTGCTGAAGCATACTTATCAGCTGAACATGAGGATTCCCTTAGCCCTGGATTGCCTCCCTTAAGTACTGGATTACCTTCTGATGGTGATGATTTTCCTCCTGGGGCAACTCTTACAGCACATTTTCTTTACCATCTGGCTGCCAAG atGGACTTGAAAATGGAAATATTTTCCCTTGGTGATCTGTCAAAAACTGTTGGGAAGATATTGATGGACATGTCAAGTCTTTATGATGTAGGCCGTCGTAAACGATCAGCGGGGCTACTAATCATTGACCGCACACTTGATCTCCTGACCCCTTGCTGCCATGGGGATTCACTTGTTGATCGTATGTTTTCATCTTTGCCACGTAGGGAAAGAGCAACTTCCTCTACACAAATGAAAGGctcacaaacccaactcaaaCATGGCCCCTCTAATCTGCAGCGTGCTCCTCTTGATATTCAGATACCACTTCAAAAGATATTAagtgaagaagattgtgaaaTAGATCATTTTCGACTTTTAGAAAGCATTGAAGCTTTTCTATGTGCATGGGATTCTAGTAAATCTGCTtctgaaattgttgatttaactAATTTCAGAAGCAAAGTTAACAATGAAAGGTCACCTCACTCTGATATTGAACTATTTAGTGGCTCCTTTGTCTCCACTGAAAATTTTCGTGGAACACCATACTTGGAAGCTTTACTGGATAGAAGAACCAAGGATGGGGCTGTTCTGGTAAAGAAGTGGCTCCAAGAATCTCTTCGTCGGGAAAATGTAAGTGTGAATGTGAAAACTCGTCCTGGCTTTGCTACAAAATCAGATTTGCAACCTATGATTAAAGCGCTCGCTAAAAGCCAGCCATCTCTGATGAAAAACAAAGGAATCATTCAGTTAGCAGTAGCTGCATTAGTTGCCCTTGATGAATCACATTCTGCCAGGTGGGATGCATTTATCAGTGCTGAGAAAATATTGAGTTCGTGTGCTGGAGACACAACCCAGAGTCTTGCGGCTCAAATTGTTGATCTTGTCAATAAGAGTGCTTTGATGGGATCAGATGGAGAGAAGAATGGAAAAATGAAGCCTTCACAAGGGGTACTTTCTTTTCAAGGTGCTTTGCTTCTTACAGTTATTGGATATATTTTGGCTGGTGAAAATTTCCCCACATCTGGATTGGATAGCCCTTTTTCTTGGCAAGAGGAGCATCTACTGAAAGAGGCTATTGTAGATGCTATTCTTGAAAAACCATCAATAGCAAAACTAAAGTTTCTACATGGTCTAACAGAAGACCTTGAAGCCAACCTAAACAGGATGAGATCAGAGGAAACCAAAGAAATGTCTTCGGATCATTTACAAATTGATGATTTCGATGATGATCAATGGGGTAGCTGGGGTGATGAAGATGCtgatactaataataataaagagaaagTGTATGGTGACATGCAATTGAAGTTGGAGTTGCATGATAGGGTAGATAGCCTTTTCAGGTTTCTTCACAAGTTATCTAGCTTGAAGAGGAGAAACTTGCCATTTAGGGATGGGACATTTGCTTCAGAAAGTAATTTCAGTGGAGATCCCTATACGGGTAAAGGATTACTTTATAAGCTTCTAACAAGGGTGTTGGGCAAGTATGATGTACCTGGATTGGAGTACCATTCCTCTACTGTTGGGCGACTTTTTAAAAGTGGGTTTGGAAGATTTGGCCTTGGGCAG GCAAAACCAAGTCTTGCCGACCAAAACGTCATTCTGATATTTGTTATTGGCGGAATAAATGGTCTTGAG GTACGTGAAGCTCAGGAGGCTTTATCTGAAAGTGGAAGACCAGATATTGAATTGATTATTGGTGGAACAACTTTCCTAACTCCCGATGACATGCTTGATTTACTAATTGGGAACTCCAGTTACTTTGGATCCCTTAATTTGtaa
- the LOC132182939 gene encoding sec1 family domain-containing protein MIP3 isoform X2 has translation MALVDVTKSCLDSIRQISEHIEGCTLYLDAGSTESFQFIGAFPVLLDLGVVDWNSESDTVKKIVVITSRLLSDAHRYILRCLSTHQDIRRCTIFTSISEMAHSSYPDSPLGPDAFREYESLLVQDYEELVKKSSKSTEPKDNNLQENLTFEDEGWSQLTSIEEDIPHLEASSSGRDLYDNNLIGCTEDVQKKLVVSVHHFPMILCPFSPRVFVLPSEGSIAEAYLSAEHEDSLSPGLPPLSTGLPSDGDDFPPGATLTAHFLYHLAAKMDLKMEIFSLGDLSKTVGKILMDMSSLYDVGRRKRSAGLLIIDRTLDLLTPCCHGDSLVDRMFSSLPRRERATSSTQMKGSQTQLKHGPSNLQRAPLDIQIPLQKILSEEDCEIDHFRLLESIEAFLCAWDSSKSASEIVDLTNFRSKVNNERSPHSDIELFSGSFVSTENFRGTPYLEALLDRRTKDGAVLVKKWLQESLRRENVSVNVKTRPGFATKSDLQPMIKALAKSQPSLMKNKGIIQLAVAALVALDESHSARWDAFISAEKILSSCAGDTTQSLAAQIVDLVNKSALMGSDGEKNGKMKPSQGVLSFQGALLLTVIGYILAGENFPTSGLDSPFSWQEEHLLKEAIVDAILEKPSIAKLKFLHGLTEDLEANLNRMRSEETKEMSSDHLQIDDFDDDQWGSWGDEDADTNNNKEKVYGDMQLKLELHDRVDSLFRFLHKLSSLKRRNLPFRDGTFASESNFSGDPYTGKGLLYKLLTRVLGKYDVPGLEYHSSTVGRLFKSGFGRFGLGQAKPSLADQNVILIFVIGGINGLEVREAQEALSESGRPDIELIIGGTTFLTPDDMLDLLIGNSSYFGSLNL, from the exons ATGGCATTGGTTGATGTGACAAAATCTTGCCTTGATTCCATTCGCCAG ATATCAGAGCACATTGAAGGTTGCACTCTTTACCTTGATGCTGGATCTACAGAAAGTTTCCAATTTATTGGGGCGTTTCCTGTGTTGCTGGACCTGGGA GTGGTCGATTGGAACTCAGAGTCTGATACTGTGAAGAAAATAGTGGTCATCACATCTCGTCTGCTAAGTGATGCACATCGATATATTTTACGTTGCCTAAGCACGCATCAAGATATTCGCCGTTGTACTATTTTTACATCTATCTCAGAG ATGGCTCACTCTTCATATCCTGATTCACCTCTGGGACCAGATGCATTTCGTGAATATGAATCCTTGCTTGTCCAAGATTATGAAGAACTTGTTAAGAAATCTTCAAAGTCTACAGAGCCAAAAGATAACAACTTACAGGAAAATTTAACCTTTGAAGACGAAGGGTGGTCACAACTCACTTCCATTGAAGAGGACATTCCTCACCTTGAAGCTAGTTCTAGTGGAAGAGATTTATATGATAATAATCTGATAGGTTGCACAGAAGATGTACAGAAAAAATTGGTTGTCTCTGTGCATCACTTCCCTATGATATTGTGTCCTTTTTCACCAAGAGTCTTTGTTTTACCTTCAGAGGGATCAATTGCTGAAGCATACTTATCAGCTGAACATGAGGATTCCCTTAGCCCTGGATTGCCTCCCTTAAGTACTGGATTACCTTCTGATGGTGATGATTTTCCTCCTGGGGCAACTCTTACAGCACATTTTCTTTACCATCTGGCTGCCAAG atGGACTTGAAAATGGAAATATTTTCCCTTGGTGATCTGTCAAAAACTGTTGGGAAGATATTGATGGACATGTCAAGTCTTTATGATGTAGGCCGTCGTAAACGATCAGCGGGGCTACTAATCATTGACCGCACACTTGATCTCCTGACCCCTTGCTGCCATGGGGATTCACTTGTTGATCGTATGTTTTCATCTTTGCCACGTAGGGAAAGAGCAACTTCCTCTACACAAATGAAAGGctcacaaacccaactcaaaCATGGCCCCTCTAATCTGCAGCGTGCTCCTCTTGATATTCAGATACCACTTCAAAAGATATTAagtgaagaagattgtgaaaTAGATCATTTTCGACTTTTAGAAAGCATTGAAGCTTTTCTATGTGCATGGGATTCTAGTAAATCTGCTtctgaaattgttgatttaactAATTTCAGAAGCAAAGTTAACAATGAAAGGTCACCTCACTCTGATATTGAACTATTTAGTGGCTCCTTTGTCTCCACTGAAAATTTTCGTGGAACACCATACTTGGAAGCTTTACTGGATAGAAGAACCAAGGATGGGGCTGTTCTGGTAAAGAAGTGGCTCCAAGAATCTCTTCGTCGGGAAAATGTAAGTGTGAATGTGAAAACTCGTCCTGGCTTTGCTACAAAATCAGATTTGCAACCTATGATTAAAGCGCTCGCTAAAAGCCAGCCATCTCTGATGAAAAACAAAGGAATCATTCAGTTAGCAGTAGCTGCATTAGTTGCCCTTGATGAATCACATTCTGCCAGGTGGGATGCATTTATCAGTGCTGAGAAAATATTGAGTTCGTGTGCTGGAGACACAACCCAGAGTCTTGCGGCTCAAATTGTTGATCTTGTCAATAAGAGTGCTTTGATGGGATCAGATGGAGAGAAGAATGGAAAAATGAAGCCTTCACAAGGGGTACTTTCTTTTCAAGGTGCTTTGCTTCTTACAGTTATTGGATATATTTTGGCTGGTGAAAATTTCCCCACATCTGGATTGGATAGCCCTTTTTCTTGGCAAGAGGAGCATCTACTGAAAGAGGCTATTGTAGATGCTATTCTTGAAAAACCATCAATAGCAAAACTAAAGTTTCTACATGGTCTAACAGAAGACCTTGAAGCCAACCTAAACAGGATGAGATCAGAGGAAACCAAAGAAATGTCTTCGGATCATTTACAAATTGATGATTTCGATGATGATCAATGGGGTAGCTGGGGTGATGAAGATGCtgatactaataataataaagagaaagTGTATGGTGACATGCAATTGAAGTTGGAGTTGCATGATAGGGTAGATAGCCTTTTCAGGTTTCTTCACAAGTTATCTAGCTTGAAGAGGAGAAACTTGCCATTTAGGGATGGGACATTTGCTTCAGAAAGTAATTTCAGTGGAGATCCCTATACGGGTAAAGGATTACTTTATAAGCTTCTAACAAGGGTGTTGGGCAAGTATGATGTACCTGGATTGGAGTACCATTCCTCTACTGTTGGGCGACTTTTTAAAAGTGGGTTTGGAAGATTTGGCCTTGGGCAG GCAAAACCAAGTCTTGCCGACCAAAACGTCATTCTGATATTTGTTATTGGCGGAATAAATGGTCTTGAG GTACGTGAAGCTCAGGAGGCTTTATCTGAAAGTGGAAGACCAGATATTGAATTGATTATTGGTGGAACAACTTTCCTAACTCCCGATGACATGCTTGATTTACTAATTGGGAACTCCAGTTACTTTGGATCCCTTAATTTGtaa
- the LOC132182939 gene encoding sec1 family domain-containing protein MIP3 isoform X3, with product MALVDVTKSCLDSIRQVVDWNSESDTVKKIVVITSRLLSDAHRYILRCLSTHQDIRRCTIFTSISEMAHSSYPDSPLGPDAFREYESLLVQDYEELVKKSSKSTEPKDNNLQENLTFEDEGWSQLTSIEEDIPHLEASSSGRDLYDNNLIGCTEDVQKKLVVSVHHFPMILCPFSPRVFVLPSEGSIAEAYLSAEHEDSLSPGLPPLSTGLPSDGDDFPPGATLTAHFLYHLAAKMDLKMEIFSLGDLSKTVGKILMDMSSLYDVGRRKRSAGLLIIDRTLDLLTPCCHGDSLVDRMFSSLPRRERATSSTQMKGSQTQLKHGPSNLQRAPLDIQIPLQKILSEEDCEIDHFRLLESIEAFLCAWDSSKSASEIVDLTNFRSKVNNERSPHSDIELFSGSFVSTENFRGTPYLEALLDRRTKDGAVLVKKWLQESLRRENVSVNVKTRPGFATKSDLQPMIKALAKSQPSLMKNKGIIQLAVAALVALDESHSARWDAFISAEKILSSCAGDTTQSLAAQIVDLVNKSALMGSDGEKNGKMKPSQGVLSFQGALLLTVIGYILAGENFPTSGLDSPFSWQEEHLLKEAIVDAILEKPSIAKLKFLHGLTEDLEANLNRMRSEETKEMSSDHLQIDDFDDDQWGSWGDEDADTNNNKEKVYGDMQLKLELHDRVDSLFRFLHKLSSLKRRNLPFRDGTFASESNFSGDPYTGKGLLYKLLTRVLGKYDVPGLEYHSSTVGRLFKSGFGRFGLGQAKPSLADQNVILIFVIGGINGLEVREAQEALSESGRPDIELIIGGTTFLTPDDMLDLLIGNSSYFGSLNL from the exons ATGGCATTGGTTGATGTGACAAAATCTTGCCTTGATTCCATTCGCCAG GTGGTCGATTGGAACTCAGAGTCTGATACTGTGAAGAAAATAGTGGTCATCACATCTCGTCTGCTAAGTGATGCACATCGATATATTTTACGTTGCCTAAGCACGCATCAAGATATTCGCCGTTGTACTATTTTTACATCTATCTCAGAG ATGGCTCACTCTTCATATCCTGATTCACCTCTGGGACCAGATGCATTTCGTGAATATGAATCCTTGCTTGTCCAAGATTATGAAGAACTTGTTAAGAAATCTTCAAAGTCTACAGAGCCAAAAGATAACAACTTACAGGAAAATTTAACCTTTGAAGACGAAGGGTGGTCACAACTCACTTCCATTGAAGAGGACATTCCTCACCTTGAAGCTAGTTCTAGTGGAAGAGATTTATATGATAATAATCTGATAGGTTGCACAGAAGATGTACAGAAAAAATTGGTTGTCTCTGTGCATCACTTCCCTATGATATTGTGTCCTTTTTCACCAAGAGTCTTTGTTTTACCTTCAGAGGGATCAATTGCTGAAGCATACTTATCAGCTGAACATGAGGATTCCCTTAGCCCTGGATTGCCTCCCTTAAGTACTGGATTACCTTCTGATGGTGATGATTTTCCTCCTGGGGCAACTCTTACAGCACATTTTCTTTACCATCTGGCTGCCAAG atGGACTTGAAAATGGAAATATTTTCCCTTGGTGATCTGTCAAAAACTGTTGGGAAGATATTGATGGACATGTCAAGTCTTTATGATGTAGGCCGTCGTAAACGATCAGCGGGGCTACTAATCATTGACCGCACACTTGATCTCCTGACCCCTTGCTGCCATGGGGATTCACTTGTTGATCGTATGTTTTCATCTTTGCCACGTAGGGAAAGAGCAACTTCCTCTACACAAATGAAAGGctcacaaacccaactcaaaCATGGCCCCTCTAATCTGCAGCGTGCTCCTCTTGATATTCAGATACCACTTCAAAAGATATTAagtgaagaagattgtgaaaTAGATCATTTTCGACTTTTAGAAAGCATTGAAGCTTTTCTATGTGCATGGGATTCTAGTAAATCTGCTtctgaaattgttgatttaactAATTTCAGAAGCAAAGTTAACAATGAAAGGTCACCTCACTCTGATATTGAACTATTTAGTGGCTCCTTTGTCTCCACTGAAAATTTTCGTGGAACACCATACTTGGAAGCTTTACTGGATAGAAGAACCAAGGATGGGGCTGTTCTGGTAAAGAAGTGGCTCCAAGAATCTCTTCGTCGGGAAAATGTAAGTGTGAATGTGAAAACTCGTCCTGGCTTTGCTACAAAATCAGATTTGCAACCTATGATTAAAGCGCTCGCTAAAAGCCAGCCATCTCTGATGAAAAACAAAGGAATCATTCAGTTAGCAGTAGCTGCATTAGTTGCCCTTGATGAATCACATTCTGCCAGGTGGGATGCATTTATCAGTGCTGAGAAAATATTGAGTTCGTGTGCTGGAGACACAACCCAGAGTCTTGCGGCTCAAATTGTTGATCTTGTCAATAAGAGTGCTTTGATGGGATCAGATGGAGAGAAGAATGGAAAAATGAAGCCTTCACAAGGGGTACTTTCTTTTCAAGGTGCTTTGCTTCTTACAGTTATTGGATATATTTTGGCTGGTGAAAATTTCCCCACATCTGGATTGGATAGCCCTTTTTCTTGGCAAGAGGAGCATCTACTGAAAGAGGCTATTGTAGATGCTATTCTTGAAAAACCATCAATAGCAAAACTAAAGTTTCTACATGGTCTAACAGAAGACCTTGAAGCCAACCTAAACAGGATGAGATCAGAGGAAACCAAAGAAATGTCTTCGGATCATTTACAAATTGATGATTTCGATGATGATCAATGGGGTAGCTGGGGTGATGAAGATGCtgatactaataataataaagagaaagTGTATGGTGACATGCAATTGAAGTTGGAGTTGCATGATAGGGTAGATAGCCTTTTCAGGTTTCTTCACAAGTTATCTAGCTTGAAGAGGAGAAACTTGCCATTTAGGGATGGGACATTTGCTTCAGAAAGTAATTTCAGTGGAGATCCCTATACGGGTAAAGGATTACTTTATAAGCTTCTAACAAGGGTGTTGGGCAAGTATGATGTACCTGGATTGGAGTACCATTCCTCTACTGTTGGGCGACTTTTTAAAAGTGGGTTTGGAAGATTTGGCCTTGGGCAG GCAAAACCAAGTCTTGCCGACCAAAACGTCATTCTGATATTTGTTATTGGCGGAATAAATGGTCTTGAG GTACGTGAAGCTCAGGAGGCTTTATCTGAAAGTGGAAGACCAGATATTGAATTGATTATTGGTGGAACAACTTTCCTAACTCCCGATGACATGCTTGATTTACTAATTGGGAACTCCAGTTACTTTGGATCCCTTAATTTGtaa